The region tgtggctttacttcgggtgctccagtttcttcccgcGGTGGATTGGTGTGTCACACTGTGGAGGaccggcaccccctccagggtgtgactccaggtaggctacggacccaccgcgaccctgaactggataagtggttacagactatgaatgaataaatgatctTCATGAAGAGTGCTCAGTGTtgcctgtttctctgcatgcaGATGTAGATGCAGATAGAGCATTATTCTCAGAGATGCTTGACTGTTGCTGGATGTACTGAGTGTTGGGTGAATATGAAAATCCTGTCAGATATCTTTTGACATTCTTCTTGACTCTGATTGGGTCTTGGGCTGAGGATTTATCGGCAGTCCACTGGCTCACTTGGCCATGTCCTCAGCCACAGCCTTCCCCATCTTATCCTTCAGGTAGGCCACTTTCTGCCAATCGGACTTCAACTCCAGCCACTCAAAGTATGGCACCTTCagggagacaggagagacagaTCAGTTTGATACAAAACTACATTCATGTTTTACATTCTTTTATGGTGTTAAacaattacaattttttttaattcaaggtAATCAGTGACATCCTGTGATTTATGATGAACCgcaagttaaaatgctagtacgtctttgttttattatttttttttattttggaaggGAGATGAAATAATTGTAGCGTAAACAACAAACTGATTTGAGGAAACCACTGTTTTCATTTCAGAATAGTTTCATGATATTTGAGTTAGAATCTCAAAGGTTAAAGTGAATGTTACAGGGAGAGAGTTAATGTCACACACAATGAAGCTCTGACAAGTTTTAATCAAGAAAACTGCAGCATTCAGCTCACAGctcatacactaacacacctccaCATTCAGCTTCAACCACTTCATAAGAGAGAAATGTGTTGATCAAGTAAGGCATGGGGTGGAAAAAATGCCTATTGTGCTTATAGAGCCAAATGTCTTGCagcagctgtttgtgtttgtgtttgagagagagagagagagacagagagagagagacagacagacagagagagagagagagagagagagacagacagacagagagagagacagagagagacagacagacagacagagagagacagagagagagagagagagagacagagagagagacagacagagacagagaaagagaaagacagacacacagagagaaagacagacagacagagagagagatacagagagagagagatacagagagagagagacagacagacagaaagacagagagagagagacagagagagagagagagacagagagacagacagagagacagagaaagagaaagacagacacagagagagagagagagagagagagagagagagacagacagacagagagagagagagagagacagacagacagagagctaGATTTAATCCAAATTTCAGCATAAAAAGGTCAGCATACCGACCAAACTCAGTGGTGaagctgtgtttacattgcCTAATGAAACCACTAATATGTCACCAGACTCTAGCGAAACGTTAAAGTTTCCTGAATAATCACATGCATTAACGCATTACCTGTGACAGCAGTGAGGATGGGAGCAGTAAGTTATTACAACAACTGATCAGTCTAACAAGTCTATCGACATATTCCCAATTTCCATAGGTTCCTCATTTAAAACTAATTCAGACACAATTGATAACGTGGACTATGAAATATTTCTGTGAATACcatataaaacaattaataaaagCACTGCAGAAGAAGCCTGGTGCTGACGGCGGTTGTAGAATTTAGATTTTGAATCCTGGGGCTGTTGTGGTTACTCCAAGAAAAGTTGACTCCTTTTATTGCTCCACCTTTCTTGGTTTGAAGTTCTTTGCCAACTCAATCTAGTTGTTCCCCAGGAGCTTGTGGGCTAACAGGATTGGCCTATATGCAGCAGACAGAGGCTCTATCTTGTTCCGCAGCCCTGTGCTACTGCTGCTATTTTTAACCCAAAGCCAGCGTGGGACAACCTGCCATGCCAGCAACTGCAGTAGAAAACAGAACTAATCTGCTCTAGCAGTGCTAGCTGGCATCATGGTGTTTACAACAGTGTGTGGAAATCAATAATACTGGGAACTCGATTGACggtgacacacactgttacaGCACATGTACTTACATAAGAGACATGTTACACTCTCTGTAGCATCTCTTCTCTGCTAAATGTCCCAAAGTTTGCAAAAAACTCTTCTAATGAGTTATTCGCCCAGTTATAAATGCATTCACTGCTGACATTGGTGTTGTGCTTGTGTGAAATCTCCATAGAAATTCATTAGCAGATGGCACTCTCTGGAGCAGCCACAGATCTAACATCACCTACTGTCATACAGAGATGTATAAAGCCCACAAGCACAAGGCTAtgtagcagtggaactgcatacTTTGGAGAAACATCCAGTACATATAAAGATAAGGTGGAGCCATaactgaatacaatcaaatcctcacagaaattttAAACAAACTCCCACTAAAcctttcaaatcaaatttaaaataaacattcaatGAGCTACAAGTTACAGCACTTGGAAAACAGACCAATGATCGTCACacatttctgcttttatttattttgtggcaTTTCCCTAAttccacctttatttattaCTGAATTCCTGAGTTCATGTGTTCACTGGGCTGGCTTTTCTAACCTTAGCCTTAAACAGGATTGATTAAAAGAGGTGTGAGAGGGGGGTTGGTGACACCTAGTTGCAAGTATTGGCAAGTCATTCAATGAACATTATATGACATTGTGTAAACCTCTAAAGACTGATCTCAGAGTAAAAGAAATAAGACATGAGGCGAGTGCCACTCAGTGAGTGGTTAATAAACAGGTATATACTGTTTTAAAAAGTGTCATTTACCATTTAAAACATGACGGACGCCATTTACtgaattgcttaaaccaatgcttctcaaacattttagaaCAAGTACCACCTATTATCTAATCAAAGCCCTACCACCTATCAATCCTATACTTTTAATCCTAAACTAACaagtatacatttatgagaaggaaataagcattttgaaagaaataaaaacatggagAGGTCAATTTAAGATGCACTTTAAAAGACTATAGCTGAAAAAAGTGCTGCGCTTGAAGCAGGTGCTCCCATTGGCTCCCAGCACTTGTATCAGTACTGAATACTGTTTCTTTATAGCATGTGCTGTATACACAAACTACATTTACACAAATTAAGCTTATGAAAGCATTATTTAGTTTACAGATTTTTTAGTTATTAATTAAGTACTCATTTTTATGAATTCACTTGCGTACCACCACTTGCAGCTTCACATACCACTATTGGTAGGCGTACCACTTTGGGAAAAACTGGCATAAACCATTCAGTGAATGACACTTGCCAAAACTTGCCAACAGGTATCACCACACCCCTCTCATACCTCTTAAACCAATCCTGTTTGAGATTGAAACCCAATTAACAAAGACAGAGGAAtacagtaattcattcattgtctctaactgcgtatccagttcagggtcacggcgtgtccggagcctgcccggagtcattgggtgcaaggcaggaacacaccctggaaggggtaccagttcttcacagggcaacacacacacacacacacacacacacacacacacacacacacacacacacacacacacacacacacacacacacacacacacacttcagaggAATACAAGGAAATGCATaagtaaatgaaaaaataaaaaggccaaaatacacaattaaataaatgtataaatatgtaaatatattaataaaaagaggtggcacggtggtgcagcagtaggtgtcagggacctggaggttgtgggttcgattcccgctccaggtgaccgAATGtgaggtttcctccgggtgactgtctgtgaggagtgtggtgtgttctccctgtgtttgcgtgggtttcctccaggtgactgtctgtgaggagtgtggtgtgttcaccctgtgtctgcgtgggtttcctctgggtgactgtctgtgaggagttggtgtgttctccctgtgtccatgtgggtttcctccgggtgctccggtttcctcccagtccaaaaacacactcaaaagtgtccgtaggtgtgagtgtgtgagtgactgtgtgtgtgtggccctgtgaaggactggcgccccctccagggtgtattcccgccttgcgcccaatgattccaggtagactctggacccaccgtgaccctgaactggataagggttactgataatggatggatggatgtcactcaagttcacTTCAGAGGAATACAAGGAAATGCATaagtaaatgaaaaaataaaaaggccaaaatacacaattaaataaatgtataaatatgtaaatatattaataaaaagaggtggcacggtggtgcagcaggtaggtgtcacagtcacacaactccagggacctggaggttgtgggttcgattcccgctccaggtgaccgaatgtgaggagtttggtgtgttctccctgtgtccgcgtgggtttcctccgggtgactgtctgtgaggagtgtggtgtgttttccctgtgtccgtgtgggtttcctccgggtgactgtctgtgaggagtgtggtgtgttctccctgtgtccgcgtgggtttcctccgggtgactgtctgtgaggagtgtggtgtgttctccctgtgtccgcgtgggtttcctttgggtgactgtctgtgaggagtgtggtgtgttctccctgtgtccgcgtgggtttcctccgggtgactgtctgtgaggagtgtggtgtgttctccctgtgtccgcgtgggtttcctccgggtgactgtctgtgaggagtgcggtgtgttctccttttgtccgcgtgggtttcctccaggtgactgtctgtgaggagtgtggtgtgttcagcctgtgtctgcgtgggtttcctccaggtgactgtctgtgaggagtgtggtgtgttcagcctgtgtctgcgtgggtttcctctgggtgactgtctgtgaggagtgtggtgtgttcaccctgtgtctgcgtgggtttcctctgggtgactgtctgtgaggagtgtggtgtgttcaccctgtgtctgcgtgggtttcctctgggtgctccggtttcctcccacagtccaaaaacacactcaaaagtgtccgtaggtgtgagtgtgtgagtgactgtgtgtgtgtggccctgtgaaggactggcgccccctccagggtgtattcccgactctggacccaccgtgaccctgaactggataagggttacagataatggatggatggatgtcactcaagttcatatgtgCGCAAAGGCAGACGAGAGAATACATTTGGCATTATAGTGTATGTAAAAATCTTTGAGTAGGTTTTAAACAATGAGGATATATTTGGGGACCATTGGCTTCTTTTGTTGGGTAATAAACTGGAGCTAAAAAGGATAACGTCACTGACAGTGAAGATATGTTtggacaccaaacatgtcttgacTTGCCTCTACAAACTGCTTTCTCACATCATGTTCAGTCACACTGCCATCACTAATAGTCAATGATGGCTTCAGAAGGACTAGGCCTCGCAAAAATGatgtatgtatgagtgtgtcAGTTCATTCCATACCTCCACTATTAGAAAGCCAGCGAGCTGTAGGTGGCGTTTCTGCATGGCAAAGCGTCCCAGTAGATCTTTACTCTTGGACACAAAATGGGGGAACTCCCAAACTAGGAATGCCATCCTAAAATTAGGAAGAATGATGGGTAATTAATTTTCCTTTATtagcaaatttaaaaaaagctttAGGAATGACCTGAATTAGATATAAATACAGTGGGGAAAATAAGTATTTGATACACTACTGATTTAGCAAGTCTTGCCACCTACAAAAAACAGAGAGGTCTGTAATTTTTATTGTAGGTACAATTCAGCTGTGACAGACAGAATTAAAAAACTAATTTCAGAAAATCACATGTATGATCTTTAAGTAATTCACATTTTATTGCATTAAATAACTATTTGATACAATAGAAAAACAGAACTTAATATTTGGTACAGAAACCTTTGCAATTACAGAGGTCAGATGTTTACTGTAGTTGTTGACTAAGTCTGCACACACTGCAAGAAGGATTTTGGCCCACTCACTGGGTAACATTGAGTTTTAGCTCCCTCCAAAGATCTTCTATTGGGTTCAGGTCTGGAGACTGGCTAGGCCACTCCAAGACCTTGTAATGCTTCTTACAGATCCACTCCTTAGTCGCCCTGGCTGTGTATGTCGGGTAATTGTCATGCTGGAAGATCCAGTCACGACCCATCTTCAATGCTCTTACTGAGGGAAGGAGGTTGTTGGCCAAAATCTCACGATACATGACCCCATCCATCCTCCCTTCAATACGGTGCAGTTGTCCTGTCCCCTTTGCAGAAAAGCACCCCCAAAATATGATGtttccacccccatgcttcacagtCTGGATAGTGTTCTTGGGGTTGTACTCATCCTTTTTCTTCCTCCAAACACGGCGAGTGGAGTTGATACCAAAAAGCTCtattttggtctcatctgaccacatgACCTTCTCCCATGCCTCCTCTGAATCATCCAGATGGTCATGGGTGAACTTCAAATGGGCCTGGCGTGAGCAGGGGGACCTTGCGTGCAGGATTTTAATCAATGACGGCGTAGTGTGTTACTAACAGTTATCTTTTGAGACTGTGGTCCTAGCTCTATGAATGTCATTGACCAGGTCCTCTGTGTAGTTCTGGGCTTTCTCAGAATCATCTTTACCCCACAAGGTGAGATCTTGCATGGAGCCCCAGACCGAGGAAGACTGACAATCTTCAATCGTGTGTTCCTTCCATTTTCTAATAATTGCACCAATGGTCATTGCCTTCTCACCAAGCTGCTTGACTATTGTCCTGTAGCCCATCCCAGACTTATGCAGGTCTACAGTTTTGTCCCTGGTGTCCTTATACAGCTCTTTGGTCTTGGGCATGGTGGAGAGGTTCAaacaggtgctgatgttggtaGTTTGCATTCTTAGTTTTGTGCCTGTTTCAAAACTAATACCCAACAAATAATGGAACCTAATACTTATGACTTAGCATTGTGCAAACATCATGTCTTCTTTCATGGAGCTGACTTTACCAGAGACTACATTAGATAACATTCAACAGCATGTTTACTGACATAATAGTGACATGTCAGATTTGCCCAGGGCCAGAATCACTGAAAATAATTTAGCACTCACCTGCGTGCTCCCTGAGGTAACGGCTCTGATCCCCCGCCTCCAGGCAAATGTGGTGCGACAAGGTTTTCCAAGTTAACAGGATTATTTTCTGAATCCAACACCAACTCTGCATCTGTTTGGTCAATGCACAGataattcattacattttaaggaagATGATCAtgtgtttcactgaataaaaAGTGCTGGGTTTGGGACAATGCAATTATGGTTGCTGGGTGTGAAACAATGCTGCCTTCCACACGGCAGACGAGTGACTCCCACAAAAACTTTCAAATTAGTCTTTCATATGATTAGAattagtgctgggtgatatgagcacaaatcaatttCACGatttattgtaaattttacgattacgattacgattaatgaacgattcaTTTTTTGACCCTCATGGTTCATTGACGAAGCTTGTACTGCAAATACACTCCAGTGTTAAagttgggatattttttctaatgttccAGGGAgctttttgagcactgtttatttttGATGTGTGACTGTGCTCAAACTTTTTCTCAATGTTTTCATTtaacttctttttgttcagtgtcttcttaattatagtcaaaacacagcaagtccaaaccacagacgctgtggttttctttggtacaagctgctcgagtcgcttggTTTGCCTcagcatttaggttgcttccatgtggcagatggggcagaatcatgtgaccacagcttggtagcatggttttaaagagacagtacatgTACTTTTGGGCGGCCCGTCAGGCAGTCCAGCAAAAATAATCTATATAATTGATATAAACAaaattatgtcgattagaagttctgaatgttgatttcaaTTATTTTTCTATTAACTGACCagcactaattcattcattcattcattatctgtaacccttatccaattcaggatcacggtgggtccagagcctacctggaatcattgggcgcaaggcgggaatacaccctggagggggcgccagtccttcacagggcaacacagacacacacacacacacctacagacacttttgagtcaccaatccacctgcaacgtgtgtttttgggctgtgggaggaaacgggagcacccggaggaaacccacgcggacactgggagaacacaccaactcctcacagacagtcacccagagcgggaatcgaacccacaacctccaggcccctggagctgtgtgactgcaacactacctgctgcaccaccatgccaccctccAGCACTAATTATAATTGTAAATCCCTCTTGAAATGTCTCTGATAAAAGCCTTAAATGGATAGTCCCTACTTACCTATACCCCAGCCATACACTGTGCTGATATCAGTGCGTAGGGCAGTTGGACAGTTGTTGGTGAGACTCTGGATGGCTGAGTGCAGGCTGGTCTGCAAGGATGTCAGGGTTGGTGTTTTGGTGTGAACGGTTGGGAGGTGGATCTTTGGATGGATGCCCAGGACTCCAAGATGCTCTAACTGACCTGAAGTAGCAATGTGAAGCAACTTCAACCTGTAGTTCTCTGTGCGAATAGGACTGCCTCCTTGAGACCCAGAAACAGACAAGGTGAAACAAGATTTCTTTAGTAGGCCTTTAGTATGTCTCTAGCTGTCCAATAAATAAGACTTGAAAGACCTGTGTTCGACATCAGTGCCTAACTGGTGCAGGTGCTTGTCGCTCGTATGCAGGGTGTCTCAAAGTAAGGAAGAAACACTTGgtaacatttgtgttttttgctCCTGTGGCTTCCCCTAGTGTAATCGCTTTTCTAAGGCACTGTACTGAAAATGGACAGGTGGAGggagggggtggtttcccaccctcctccacaagttacatagtgccaaTTTTGCAGTTTTGACCCTGAAACAGCagcgacagaggctctgttctccctgttacctgtcagtgaagcatcacaatgactttgaagctgtcatttgaaaggtaaaaaatattacgtAGGGTTTCTTAAAGTTTAAATTTCCCATTAGTCAGGCCCTGGTCACCTGTAAGTTTGGTCTGAAAGGCCGGGTCAGTAACAGCGGCGATATATTCAGGTTTGGCCTGCTGTAGCACACAGAAGGACCACATCACATCTGTCAGAAGAAACGGCTCCAGCCCCTGCCAGGAGCCTTCCAAAGCTTCATGAACCTACACACACCAAAATCAGATTTGAAACCACATACAATTGGAAGTGGCCAGATTTCTTGTGGCTTCTAAAGACTGATTACCCTTGTGTAGAAGTCCTCCCTGTTGCTGGGCTGAAAGTTGAGCTTGGCGAAGGACAGGAGGAGGTTACACACCTGCAGTGTGCTGTACTTTTCACTGTTATTCAGGAAGTGctaaagaaatagagagaaacatGTGGAAATCAACAAACAAagcatttttgaacattatatttaatataaaagaaCAGTATCTTAAACTGAAGCTGCCTTTCAGTTTCTTCCTGCTGTGCATTACGTtcctaaacaaaaaaaattgattCAATAAAATAACAAGCAAATATACTCAGAAATATCAGCAGGCAGGGTTTTTGACATGTGAGGGGACTAATCCTTCACAGAAGATCTGAGACTGGGTTAAGTAAGGTGTGTAAAGTTgaaggacagacagagaggaagggGATGGATCATTGAGAGCTTTGGAAGTGGGCAGAAGGATTctgaactcattcattcattgtgtgtaagtgcttatccagttcagggtcacggtgggtcaggagcctaaggccaatccttcacagggtgacatacactcacacattcactacagagaaatacagaaacaggggcggcacggtggcacagcaggtagtgtcgcagtcacacaactccaggaacctggaggttgtaggttcgattcccgctctgggtgactgtctgtgaggagtgtggtgtgttctccctgtgtctgcgtgggtttcctccggatgattgtctgtgaggagttggtgtgttctccccgtgtccgcgtgggtttcctccgggtgctctgatttccttccacagtccaaaaacacacgttggtaggtggattggcgactcaaaagtgtgtgagtgaatgtgtgtgtgtgtctgtgttaccctgtgaaggactggcgccccctccagggtgtattcccgccttgcgcccaatgattccaggtaggctctggacccaccatgaccctgaactggataagcgcttacagataatgaatgaatgaatgaaatacagaaacaaggaaatgcataaataaacgaaaaaaatgtcaaaatacatgaataaatgtataaatatgtaaacacataaaaaatGAGTAATAAAAACAGATACATAGGTAAATAGATACATATGGAAATACGTAACTAAATAAATTTAGAAGCCTTCAAATATTTAATAGAATATTGCCCTTTGTATTTATTCAGAAGCCCGAGGAGGTTTTGAGAGCTGGTGTGGTGTGATGATGGGACCGGGTGTGAGTGAGGAGGCATAGGGCAGAATGGAAATGAACACATGAATGGGAATTTCAGCAGCAGACtggatgacagagagagagagagagacagatattcACAATATTGTGCAGGTGAATGTAGGTGGTTTTACACTAGCTGGCCAAGACATCTGGGTAGCTCATTaacccttttttttattaaacagcacTCTGGTCAAAATTAGGGCCTTAACCTTAATTTCAACCCAAAATCTCAAGCTAACCCCATCAGCTCATAACAAGACCTCAGTGTTTCACCACAAACTATTTGAACATCTGTAGAAGCAGACATCCGTCCTTGTTGACACTGAATCCGTGTTCATATGTTCAGCAAAGCAAACTGGAATATTGGGTTGTTTTACCAAAATCATGATCATGATAATCTCATGATAGAGCCCttaataaacaattcaaaaaGTAGAGGGATAGGACTGAGGAAGGAAGGGAGGAAGGGAGACTCCCAAAACGTCCCTATCTTTGTGTTGTGTTCAGGGAGTGAGGGGGttaagtgagagtgtgtgtacctgagcGAAACCCTCAAAGAGAGGTAGGTTGAGCCACTTCAGAAAGGCCAGGGACTTTGAGCATCGAGTGACATCCGTGGAGCTCAGCTCTGATAACCTCGGCAACAACTCCGCAGCCATCCTTTGGAACACCTGAGTCTGGTGGAAATTCAGCTTTCCTGTGGAAGACGAGGGAAAGGAACGGATGTCAGCAAATTAAGATCAATAATCATTAAGGTCTTTAATTAGTGATGACAATATCAGACTTTAGCCACAAATATGAGCAGCCCTAGTGTTATTAGAACTACTTCTTCTGGCAATCTAGGCTGATTAAGAGTCTGGAGGTCTGTTAAAGCTGCAGCAAGAAACACTACCCGAATAAGACAAGTGAATTAAACACACTGACCATAAGCAAATGCAATGTCTAGCAGCAGAGGGGTTCTGAGTTCGGAGGAAGGCTTCTGGTGCAGATGGTAGGACAGTGCTCGTAAGAGTGGCACTGCTCGTCTGCCCTGAGATGCCAATGCTAGTGCCACCCTGCGGATGTCCTCGGCACTGAACTTCTCAGCCAGCTCCAGAGCCTGGACCGGACAGAGGAAAGGTCACTTTTGCAGTAAAACTTGATGAAAGGAGAACTGCTGTCTTGATTTAACaattgaaatgtgtgtgtgtttgaatgtgtgtagAACTGTGAGCAAGTAACAATTTCCATTCATTAAAGGAGACATTTTAAACCCTTTTCACAGGTAAAAAGTGATCAGAGGCTCTAGTTTTGCCATTTTTACTTAGTTCTCTTTATTCTCCGTATACATCTCCTGCTGTGCACTACACATGGGCACAGGAGGACATCTTCTGAAGTGAAAGGGGCTGTAGAATCTGGTTACATTCTCTGTTTCTCATGGTGCCTGTGATATTACCTGGGGAAGTCTAGCCTATTCCCATTCTGTGTACAGTATGCGTTTTACCTTATCTTCCAGTTTCTCCATTAAGGACGGGGAGAGTTGTGCTGCGCGGCCCATGAGGGTGCTGACCGTCCGTGGGTCATTCAGCTCTGTCCAGCGCAGCTCTAACTGCTTCAGCACAGCTGTGGTCAGAGCCTCGTCCCCTTTGCTGCAAAACAGACATCACTGATTTTCACATGGAGCAGAACAGAATATTCAGCAACAAGTCGTGTCACATAGCAGAGGGTcgtggggttgtgggttccatccCCGCCTCAGGCtactctcttgctctccctgtgtcagtgtgggtttcttccaggtgctgcgttttcctcccacaaactaaaacagtcactcacaccagagGACAGTTCACACAGCCGGTaccctaccaacatgtggtttagactgggggaggaaaccagagcatt is a window of Hoplias malabaricus isolate fHopMal1 chromosome 1, fHopMal1.hap1, whole genome shotgun sequence DNA encoding:
- the tbrg4 gene encoding FAST kinase domain-containing protein 4, which translates into the protein MTTRILGRWAHLLSRCPQASMRASRLQLPKVHPAEALWLQTRILPTVRPLCLGQGNAQAREEEPSVTFKRTELDALVEKAATPKDVLQAWEDHGGSANQAATCLIQISRLLGDRGGVDGAEVLQDPRCHDLLETVNSQVSGIWNGTLVSLLRSLSILGLTPGATVLQSLQTEALWRLRRLTYRQLSYLVDWTFGLLSQGKGDEALTTAVLKQLELRWTELNDPRTVSTLMGRAAQLSPSLMEKLEDKALELAEKFSAEDIRRVALALASQGRRAVPLLRALSYHLHQKPSSELRTPLLLDIAFAYGKLNFHQTQVFQRMAAELLPRLSELSSTDVTRCSKSLAFLKWLNLPLFEGFAQHFLNNSEKYSTLQVCNLLLSFAKLNFQPSNREDFYTRVHEALEGSWQGLEPFLLTDVMWSFCVLQQAKPEYIAAVTDPAFQTKLTGGSPIRTENYRLKLLHIATSGQLEHLGVLGIHPKIHLPTVHTKTPTLTSLQTSLHSAIQSLTNNCPTALRTDISTVYGWGIDAELVLDSENNPVNLENLVAPHLPGGGGSEPLPQGARRMAFLVWEFPHFVSKSKDLLGRFAMQKRHLQLAGFLIVEVPYFEWLELKSDWQKVAYLKDKMGKAVAEDMAK